One Bacteroidota bacterium genomic region harbors:
- a CDS encoding insulinase family protein, which produces MRDALIIGALAAGLSSQASGQPAVEGFAFVRASGGIWEYRLKSNDLQVLLLEDRSAPVVCFMITYRVGSRNEAPGYTGATHLLEHLMFKGTPTFNKQRGTAIPAVLQNAGAIMNATTWNDRTNYFAVLPSDRLELAVHLEADRMRNALLLEEDLRSEMTVVRNEFERGENSPFQALSKAVWATAYWAHPYHHPTIGWRSDIENVPIERLRWFYETYYWPNNATVTVIGDFRAEEALALIRRYFEPIPKAPHPFPDVYTAEPPQQGPRRVTVKRAGQLGAVLIGHKSPAGLERDTDALEVLATILSEGKSSRLYKALVDQNLASSVSCNVSRFRDPGLFTTFVSLAPGADHGKVEAVVLAEYARLAQEGVSAEELERAKNQLRTQYLFSRDGPLAIASQLNEAIAMGDWTFYTAYLERIQAVTADDVRRVAARYLVEDQMTVGYYVPTPARMARAGATSDGTAPPRYGPWYLQEDVSRIRSASRGAPQHWASRVRIQQLGPIRLITVRTNVEGVITLRGSFEGGGTAYAGYPLLASITAQMLDKGTRRRDKFQIAQELERRGAQLSFSAGTFRLGFSARFLKQDQEAVLELLAEQLREPAFDAGEFEKVKLQALAGLRRALESTAAVARNVLLRQLYDPQHPNYEPDLEEQLRSLEALTLEDVRRFYETHYGPQRMILVAVGDVDEASLARSVRRLFGGWASKTLKATFVGRVRSQTPSGVLTRYMPDKANVDVYLAHPLALTRTDPDYMPVFLANFILGGNFSARLMQTVRDSLGLTYGIGSSLSGITPWTQGHWQITVTLAPENTRRGIEATQEQLRKFVQGGVSSEEVEAKKSTLIGNFKVGLATSSGLASTILNYEELGLGVTYLDRYPLEIQRLTVDQINQVIRKYFHPDRLLIVAAGTVEDWKTELAPVRPK; this is translated from the coding sequence ATGCGAGATGCGCTGATCATCGGAGCTCTGGCCGCCGGACTGAGTTCTCAGGCTTCAGGGCAGCCCGCCGTCGAGGGGTTTGCGTTCGTGCGCGCCTCGGGGGGCATTTGGGAATATCGCCTGAAGAGCAACGATCTGCAGGTGTTGCTCTTGGAGGACCGCTCCGCCCCCGTCGTCTGCTTTATGATCACCTATCGGGTCGGCTCCCGCAACGAAGCCCCTGGTTATACGGGCGCTACGCACCTGCTAGAACACCTCATGTTCAAGGGCACGCCTACGTTCAACAAGCAGCGGGGAACGGCTATTCCGGCCGTGCTGCAGAACGCGGGCGCCATCATGAACGCCACGACCTGGAACGACCGCACCAACTACTTCGCCGTTCTGCCGAGCGATCGGCTTGAGCTGGCCGTGCACCTGGAGGCCGATCGCATGCGCAACGCGCTTCTGCTCGAAGAGGACCTTCGATCGGAGATGACCGTGGTACGTAACGAATTCGAGCGAGGGGAAAACTCCCCCTTCCAGGCCCTCTCAAAGGCCGTCTGGGCTACGGCCTACTGGGCTCATCCCTATCACCATCCCACAATCGGATGGCGCTCGGACATCGAAAACGTGCCGATTGAGCGGCTGCGCTGGTTCTACGAAACGTACTACTGGCCCAACAACGCGACGGTGACCGTAATCGGAGACTTCCGGGCTGAAGAGGCCCTGGCCCTGATCCGGCGCTATTTTGAGCCTATTCCCAAGGCCCCGCATCCGTTCCCAGATGTATACACCGCTGAGCCTCCCCAACAGGGCCCGCGGCGCGTTACGGTCAAACGCGCCGGGCAGCTGGGGGCCGTCCTCATCGGGCACAAGTCGCCGGCCGGGCTAGAGCGGGACACGGACGCGCTCGAAGTATTGGCCACGATCCTCTCGGAGGGCAAAAGCAGCCGGCTTTACAAGGCCCTCGTGGATCAGAACCTCGCCTCTTCGGTCTCCTGCAACGTATCCCGTTTTCGAGACCCCGGGCTGTTTACGACGTTCGTCTCCCTGGCCCCCGGTGCGGATCACGGCAAGGTGGAGGCCGTGGTGCTGGCCGAGTATGCGCGCCTTGCACAAGAAGGCGTCTCCGCTGAGGAGCTAGAGCGCGCCAAAAACCAACTTCGCACGCAATACCTTTTCAGCCGCGACGGGCCGCTGGCGATCGCTAGCCAGCTTAACGAAGCCATCGCTATGGGGGACTGGACTTTTTACACGGCCTACTTAGAACGCATTCAGGCTGTAACGGCCGATGACGTACGGCGCGTGGCGGCCCGTTACCTGGTAGAGGACCAGATGACCGTGGGGTACTACGTCCCCACCCCGGCCCGCATGGCGCGTGCGGGGGCTACTTCTGACGGCACTGCTCCTCCACGATACGGCCCCTGGTATCTGCAAGAAGACGTCAGCAGGATACGTTCGGCCTCTCGGGGCGCTCCGCAGCATTGGGCCAGCCGGGTGCGCATACAACAGCTCGGTCCCATTCGACTCATAACCGTGCGCACCAACGTGGAGGGGGTGATCACGCTGCGGGGTAGCTTTGAGGGGGGCGGGACGGCCTACGCGGGCTATCCGCTTTTGGCCTCTATCACCGCCCAGATGCTCGATAAGGGCACCCGTCGGCGCGATAAGTTCCAAATCGCCCAGGAACTGGAACGCCGAGGCGCGCAGCTGAGCTTTTCGGCTGGCACCTTCCGGTTGGGCTTTAGCGCTCGCTTTCTCAAACAAGACCAAGAAGCGGTCCTGGAGCTGCTGGCCGAACAACTGCGAGAGCCCGCCTTTGATGCGGGGGAGTTCGAGAAGGTTAAGCTTCAGGCGCTGGCCGGGCTGCGACGCGCGCTGGAATCAACGGCTGCCGTGGCCCGCAACGTGCTGCTACGCCAGCTATATGATCCGCAACATCCCAACTACGAGCCCGACCTGGAGGAGCAGCTTCGCTCTTTGGAGGCCCTTACCCTTGAAGACGTGCGACGCTTTTATGAAACACACTATGGCCCGCAACGGATGATCTTGGTCGCCGTGGGCGACGTAGACGAGGCGAGCCTGGCCCGCTCCGTGCGCCGCCTCTTCGGCGGCTGGGCCAGCAAAACGCTGAAGGCCACCTTCGTCGGTCGCGTTCGAAGCCAGACGCCAAGCGGGGTGCTTACGCGTTATATGCCGGACAAGGCCAACGTGGACGTATACCTAGCGCACCCGCTAGCGCTTACCCGAACCGACCCAGACTACATGCCCGTGTTTCTAGCCAACTTCATCCTAGGTGGGAATTTCTCGGCCCGTCTTATGCAAACCGTCCGCGATTCCCTGGGGCTCACCTACGGGATCGGCTCAAGCCTATCGGGTATTACGCCCTGGACGCAGGGGCATTGGCAAATCACCGTCACCTTGGCCCCGGAGAACACCCGGCGCGGCATCGAGGCCACACAGGAACAGCTACGCAAATTCGTTCAGGGTGGGGTGAGCTCTGAAGAGGTAGAGGCTAAAAAAAGCACGCTGATCGGCAACTTCAAAGTGGGCTTGGCTACCTCAAGTGGACTGGCCAGCACAATTCTCAACTACGAGGAACTGGGTCTTGGGGTAACCTATCTGGATCGCTATCCGCTAGAGATCCAGCGCTTGACAGTGGATCAGATCAACCAAGTCATACGCAAATACTTTCACCCCGATAGGTTATTGATCGTGGCGGCCGGAACGGTAGAAGATTGGAAGACGGAATTGGCGCCGGTGCGCCCGAAGTAA
- a CDS encoding S9 family peptidase, with product MRIRWLPIAALWLALASLSAAQAPKKLTLEAYLEYETVSDPQISPDGQQILFTRQWIDKVNDRRVSDLWIMNADGSKQRFLVRGSNPRWSPDGTRIAYLAQGEPRGTQLFVRYMDAEGATLQVTRLDRTPANVTWSPDGRYLAFTMLVPKRNNWPIRLPARPEGARWTEEPRIVEELVYRRDGIGFLEPGYTHIFVVPATGGTPRQITSGDWNHGQGGISWTPDGKEILFSSLREPEAEYAWRESEIYAVNVETGAIRQLTRRKGPDYNPVVSPNGRYVAYLGYDWTDDTWIDARLYVMDIDGGNVRDLTSALDRTPQNLQWAPDNSGIYFTVDDRGTRNLYFVSLRGEIRQITRGNHMLTVTDMHPSGWFVGVYTSYHRPPDVVRFELRRPEPQFLTAVNEDILQGVKLGEVEEIWYTSTDNLRIQGWIIKPPDFDPTKKYPLILVIHGGPHAMYSVAFNFAWQLHAAEGYVVLYTNPRGSTGYGSAFGNAIKYNYPGKDYDDLMRGVDEVIRRGYIDEQNLFVYGGSGGGVLTAWIIGHTDRFAAAAVLYPVTNWLSFVGTTDGVSWYRNFQKLPWEDPSEHLRRSPLMYVGNVKTPTLLMTGVNDLRTPIAQTEEYYQALKLRKVPTAMIRFNDEFHGTGSRPSNWLRTQAYLHHWFQKWARKPQAPSGS from the coding sequence ATGCGCATCCGTTGGCTACCGATTGCGGCCCTTTGGCTAGCGCTGGCCTCGCTAAGCGCAGCCCAGGCACCCAAAAAACTCACCTTGGAGGCGTACCTGGAGTATGAGACCGTATCCGATCCGCAGATCTCCCCAGATGGGCAACAGATCCTCTTCACCCGGCAATGGATCGACAAGGTCAACGACCGACGCGTGAGCGACCTCTGGATCATGAACGCCGACGGGTCCAAACAGCGCTTTCTGGTGCGGGGCTCAAACCCCCGCTGGTCGCCTGACGGGACGCGCATCGCATACTTGGCTCAGGGTGAGCCGCGCGGCACGCAGCTATTCGTGCGCTACATGGACGCCGAAGGGGCCACGCTCCAGGTCACGCGCCTGGACCGGACCCCCGCAAATGTGACCTGGTCTCCAGATGGCCGGTATCTGGCCTTCACGATGCTGGTGCCCAAACGCAACAACTGGCCCATCCGGCTGCCGGCGCGGCCTGAAGGGGCGCGTTGGACCGAGGAGCCTCGGATCGTAGAGGAGCTCGTATACCGCCGCGACGGCATCGGGTTTCTAGAGCCCGGCTATACGCACATCTTCGTAGTGCCCGCCACAGGCGGCACCCCCCGGCAGATCACCTCGGGGGACTGGAACCACGGACAAGGGGGGATATCCTGGACGCCGGACGGCAAAGAGATCCTGTTCTCCTCGCTGCGGGAGCCGGAGGCCGAATACGCCTGGCGGGAATCGGAGATCTACGCCGTAAACGTAGAGACGGGCGCGATACGGCAGCTCACCCGGCGTAAGGGGCCGGATTACAACCCGGTCGTCTCCCCCAACGGCCGCTACGTGGCCTATCTGGGCTACGACTGGACGGACGACACCTGGATCGACGCTCGGCTCTACGTGATGGACATCGACGGCGGAAACGTGCGCGATCTGACCTCGGCGCTAGATCGCACGCCGCAAAACCTACAGTGGGCGCCCGACAACTCCGGCATTTACTTTACGGTCGACGATCGGGGCACGCGCAACCTCTACTTCGTCTCCCTGCGGGGGGAGATCCGCCAGATCACGCGCGGCAACCATATGCTGACCGTGACCGACATGCATCCATCGGGTTGGTTTGTGGGCGTCTATACGAGCTATCACCGACCTCCGGATGTGGTGCGCTTTGAGCTGCGTCGGCCCGAGCCCCAGTTTCTGACCGCCGTCAACGAGGACATCCTGCAAGGGGTCAAGCTCGGCGAAGTGGAGGAGATCTGGTATACCTCTACGGATAATCTGCGCATTCAGGGCTGGATCATCAAGCCGCCGGATTTCGACCCCACCAAAAAGTACCCGCTGATCTTGGTCATCCACGGCGGCCCGCACGCGATGTACTCGGTGGCTTTCAACTTCGCCTGGCAGCTGCATGCGGCCGAAGGCTACGTGGTGCTCTACACCAACCCGCGCGGCTCGACCGGCTACGGGTCGGCCTTTGGCAACGCGATCAAATACAACTACCCGGGCAAGGATTACGACGACTTGATGCGGGGGGTCGACGAGGTCATCCGGCGCGGCTACATCGACGAGCAGAACCTGTTCGTCTACGGCGGCTCAGGGGGCGGCGTGCTCACGGCCTGGATCATCGGGCACACAGACCGGTTCGCCGCGGCCGCGGTGCTGTATCCGGTCACGAACTGGCTCTCCTTCGTCGGCACCACCGACGGGGTCTCCTGGTATCGCAACTTCCAAAAACTGCCCTGGGAGGACCCCTCCGAGCACCTGCGGCGTTCGCCCCTTATGTACGTGGGCAATGTGAAGACCCCCACGCTGCTCATGACCGGCGTAAACGACCTGCGGACCCCCATCGCGCAAACCGAGGAGTACTATCAAGCCCTCAAGTTGCGCAAGGTGCCCACGGCCATGATCCGCTTTAACGACGAGTTTCACGGCACAGGCTCCCGACCCTCGAACTGGCTGCGCACCCAGGCGTACCTACATCATTGGTTTCAAAAGTGGGCGCGCAAACCTCAAGCCCCTTCGGGCTCATGA
- a CDS encoding glycosyltransferase family 4 protein, translated as MRWALLGKTPPPFDGQALATRRLLELLDPEVRFLVVSSSPRGPGVRAANRFGLGRLREVLHYVRQARDALRAHPYPILYANFSGTPLGHLRDVLTFRWAIPRNRIVLIWPHNALGALFRNPLLGPSARALGRRAAHWIALNRAMLQDLRVGEVPTSRIRIIPNAIEEALIPDQEALARKIAQAEPDRLLRLLFVGRLGQEKGVDLALEALARLRARGLQAVLTCVGPWPAAQEAEGWRSWLERHGLSACVRLLGEVRDRSCLLRLYLEHHVLLFPTRYPWESQPLVVLEALASGCPVVSTPVGGIPELVLPGQHGALVPIGDPEALAEALLAYQDRAHWRAQARAARAYFEAHFDPGRIRDGWLELLRAYADL; from the coding sequence GTGCGCTGGGCGCTGCTGGGCAAAACACCCCCGCCGTTTGATGGACAGGCGCTTGCGACACGCAGGCTTCTGGAGCTTCTGGATCCGGAGGTGCGGTTCCTTGTGGTCAGCTCTTCGCCCCGGGGGCCGGGCGTGCGCGCCGCCAACCGCTTCGGCTTGGGGCGCCTGCGCGAAGTGCTGCACTACGTGCGGCAAGCTCGGGACGCGCTGCGAGCCCATCCGTATCCCATCCTGTACGCCAACTTCTCCGGTACCCCGCTAGGCCACCTGCGAGACGTGCTCACCTTTCGCTGGGCGATCCCCCGGAATCGGATCGTGCTCATCTGGCCGCACAACGCCCTGGGCGCGCTCTTTCGAAACCCGCTTCTGGGACCCTCGGCGCGGGCTCTCGGTCGACGCGCGGCGCATTGGATCGCCTTAAACCGCGCCATGCTCCAGGATCTACGCGTTGGAGAGGTTCCAACAAGTCGCATACGCATCATCCCAAACGCCATCGAGGAGGCGCTTATCCCGGATCAAGAGGCGCTAGCCCGGAAGATCGCCCAAGCTGAACCCGATCGGCTCTTGCGCTTACTCTTTGTCGGCCGTTTAGGTCAAGAAAAAGGGGTTGATCTCGCCCTCGAAGCCCTGGCGCGATTGCGCGCCCGCGGCCTGCAGGCTGTGCTCACCTGCGTAGGTCCCTGGCCGGCGGCGCAAGAGGCGGAGGGCTGGCGGAGCTGGCTGGAGCGCCACGGGCTTTCGGCTTGCGTTCGGCTGTTAGGCGAGGTTCGGGACCGCTCTTGCCTGCTTAGGCTGTACCTGGAACATCACGTGCTGCTGTTTCCGACGCGCTACCCTTGGGAGAGCCAGCCCTTGGTTGTGCTGGAGGCGCTGGCCTCCGGCTGTCCGGTCGTGAGCACGCCTGTAGGCGGGATCCCGGAGCTTGTGCTGCCGGGCCAACACGGCGCCCTTGTGCCGATCGGAGATCCCGAAGCGCTCGCGGAGGCCTTGCTCGCCTACCAAGATAGAGCGCACTGGAGGGCCCAGGCCCGCGCGGCGCGCGCTTACTTTGAAGCCCACTTCGATCCGGGCCGGATCCGAGATGGGTGGCTAGAGCTGTTGCGCGCTTACGCGGACTTGTAA
- a CDS encoding glycosyltransferase family 4 protein, producing the protein MRNSVKPRRVLLQWPKLGPYHWVRVQAAAHALQHEGVQVLVLETAGREARYGWWGAEPPPRAVEHVQAFPGAVFEELRPWRVHRRLQRLLERLRPDLVVVNGYSLPDARALLYWGLRNGRPVVLMSDSKRDDLPRSRLREALKAHLIRSADAALVAGTPHAAYLKSLGFPESRIRFGLNVVDNAAFAQLAQSLRSSPERRPKLPGLEDRRPFFLAVGRLLRRKGYPELLEAYARYRERTLQPWRLVLLGDGPMRAELEARARPMGADVVLAGLRTGGELVAYYAYAGAFVHPALQEQWGLVVNEAMASGLPVLVSRQSGCAQDLVREGENGATFDAHDPEELARRLQWISAPDTDRAALGRCSEAIIAQWGPERFAQGLQEAIEAALERRDRPFSALACPLLWALQHVALRANSFHGMREL; encoded by the coding sequence CTGCGGCCCATGCGTTGCAGCACGAGGGCGTTCAGGTGCTCGTGCTGGAAACGGCGGGCCGGGAAGCCCGCTACGGTTGGTGGGGGGCGGAGCCGCCGCCGCGGGCCGTAGAACACGTACAGGCCTTCCCGGGGGCGGTCTTTGAGGAGCTCCGGCCCTGGAGGGTGCACCGGCGCCTGCAGCGGCTGCTTGAACGGTTGCGCCCGGATCTAGTGGTCGTAAACGGATACAGCCTGCCCGATGCGCGGGCGCTGCTCTACTGGGGCCTCCGAAACGGCCGCCCGGTCGTTTTGATGAGCGATTCAAAACGCGATGATCTACCCCGATCGCGCCTGCGCGAGGCGCTCAAGGCCCATCTGATCCGGTCGGCCGACGCGGCCCTCGTAGCCGGAACGCCCCATGCGGCCTATCTGAAGAGCCTGGGCTTTCCAGAGAGCCGCATCCGCTTCGGGCTGAACGTGGTCGACAACGCGGCCTTCGCTCAGCTGGCGCAGAGCCTGCGCTCAAGCCCAGAGCGAAGGCCCAAGCTGCCGGGATTAGAGGACCGCAGGCCGTTTTTTCTGGCTGTGGGCCGCCTGCTGCGACGAAAAGGCTACCCAGAGTTGCTCGAAGCCTACGCCCGCTACCGGGAGCGCACTCTTCAGCCCTGGCGGCTTGTGCTCCTGGGAGACGGACCGATGCGCGCTGAGCTAGAGGCCCGAGCTCGGCCTATGGGAGCCGATGTGGTGTTAGCCGGCTTGCGCACCGGAGGCGAACTGGTCGCCTACTACGCCTACGCCGGGGCCTTCGTGCATCCAGCCCTACAGGAGCAATGGGGCCTTGTGGTGAACGAAGCCATGGCCTCGGGCCTGCCCGTGCTTGTTTCGCGCCAGTCCGGCTGTGCGCAGGATCTGGTACGAGAGGGCGAAAACGGGGCCACTTTTGACGCCCACGACCCCGAAGAGTTGGCCCGACGCCTGCAGTGGATAAGCGCCCCGGATACGGATCGAGCGGCTTTGGGCCGGTGCTCCGAGGCGATCATCGCCCAATGGGGGCCGGAGCGCTTCGCCCAAGGACTACAGGAGGCCATCGAGGCGGCCCTTGAAAGACGGGATAGGCCCTTTTCGGCCTTAGCCTGCCCGCTTCTGTGGGCCCTGCAACACGTGGCCCTCCGGGCGAACTCGTTTCATGGGATGCGGGAGCTATAG